One part of the Thermococcus litoralis DSM 5473 genome encodes these proteins:
- a CDS encoding OPT family oligopeptide transporter encodes MEFKPYVPSEKSLPEYTVKAFILGIVLSIIMGAANAYLGMYAGMTVSASIPAAVISMAILMAFKDKNILENNMVQTAASAGESLAAGVIFTFPALVVLGTYTEFPYWLVTIIAALGGSLGALFTIVIRRAFIVEERLPYPEGTACAEVLIAGDKGGSHAKPIFVGGIFGGLYKLLGSSGLWAGTVETAKMVGSRVLYLGSDLSAALLSVGYIVGLNIAFLVFLGGAIAWFIAIPIYVAKTGNPDGLSALDLAWVTWSTKIRYMGVGAMVVGGLWSLVKLRGPISRGIKAGLEATKRKQSGEIILRTEEDMPMTTVLMLIAAFVVPLFLLYAHIINSIGIAAVMAVIMLIVGFFGSSIAGYLAGVVGSSNNPVSGITIMSLLFTALVLKGLGLSGVDGMTATILVAAVICTAAAIAGDTMQDLATGHIVGATPKRQQVFEVIGTFAAALVMAPVLNLLIKAYGIAGTPTAKENALAAPQAFLMAKVTEGVFTGTLEWNMVFIGAGIAIALIILDEILAMRNSKFRTPVMPVAVGIYLPLSLGVPIFIGGLLRWFVGKARGAKAEEKPTDAGVLGAAGLIAGEALMGIVFAGLIVANKAPSIGFSSNFLGVAFLALIAVWLYLTGKKEVE; translated from the coding sequence TTGGAGTTTAAGCCATATGTCCCATCGGAAAAGTCTTTGCCTGAATATACTGTTAAAGCATTTATTTTGGGTATTGTTCTCTCAATAATAATGGGTGCTGCAAACGCATACCTTGGTATGTATGCCGGTATGACAGTTAGTGCCAGCATTCCGGCTGCGGTCATATCCATGGCTATATTGATGGCATTTAAAGACAAAAACATTCTCGAAAACAATATGGTTCAAACAGCGGCATCTGCAGGTGAGTCATTAGCGGCAGGTGTTATATTCACATTCCCGGCTTTGGTTGTTTTAGGTACTTACACAGAGTTTCCATACTGGCTTGTAACTATCATAGCGGCATTGGGTGGTTCACTGGGTGCCCTTTTCACAATAGTGATAAGAAGGGCTTTCATTGTTGAAGAGAGGCTTCCATACCCAGAGGGTACAGCATGTGCTGAGGTTCTTATTGCTGGTGATAAAGGTGGTTCTCACGCAAAACCTATATTTGTGGGTGGCATCTTTGGTGGTCTCTACAAGCTCTTGGGGAGCTCAGGTCTTTGGGCGGGCACAGTTGAGACAGCCAAGATGGTTGGTTCAAGGGTACTTTACTTAGGGAGTGACCTTTCAGCGGCTCTACTTAGCGTTGGTTACATTGTTGGTCTTAACATAGCCTTTCTCGTGTTCCTCGGTGGTGCAATCGCATGGTTTATAGCAATACCAATCTACGTTGCCAAAACAGGCAATCCAGATGGACTTAGCGCTCTAGACCTTGCGTGGGTTACCTGGAGTACAAAAATAAGGTACATGGGAGTTGGAGCAATGGTTGTCGGTGGTCTCTGGAGCCTTGTAAAGCTTAGAGGCCCAATTTCAAGAGGTATAAAAGCTGGACTTGAGGCTACCAAGAGGAAGCAAAGTGGTGAAATAATCCTAAGAACTGAAGAGGACATGCCAATGACCACAGTATTGATGCTCATTGCAGCCTTTGTTGTTCCATTGTTCCTATTATATGCTCATATAATTAACTCCATTGGTATAGCGGCAGTTATGGCAGTAATAATGCTTATTGTGGGCTTCTTTGGAAGTTCAATTGCTGGTTACTTGGCCGGTGTTGTTGGTTCATCAAACAATCCAGTGTCGGGTATTACAATCATGAGCTTGCTTTTCACAGCATTGGTTCTTAAAGGCCTTGGACTTAGTGGTGTAGATGGTATGACCGCTACAATACTAGTGGCAGCAGTGATCTGTACAGCAGCAGCCATCGCTGGAGACACAATGCAAGATTTGGCAACGGGACACATTGTTGGAGCCACTCCAAAGAGGCAGCAGGTCTTTGAGGTAATAGGAACTTTTGCAGCGGCGTTAGTAATGGCTCCCGTGTTGAACCTACTCATAAAAGCCTACGGTATCGCTGGAACTCCAACGGCTAAGGAGAATGCATTGGCTGCCCCACAGGCATTTCTCATGGCAAAAGTTACAGAGGGCGTATTTACTGGAACACTGGAATGGAACATGGTCTTTATCGGTGCAGGAATTGCCATAGCCCTAATAATCCTTGACGAAATTTTGGCCATGAGGAATTCCAAGTTCAGAACACCGGTAATGCCTGTGGCAGTAGGTATCTACCTCCCGTTGAGCTTGGGCGTTCCTATCTTCATTGGAGGTCTCCTTAGATGGTTTGTAGGAAAGGCAAGAGGGGCAAAGGCTGAGGAGAAGCCAACAGATGCTGGGGTACTCGGAGCGGCTGGACTGATAGCTGGAGAGGCTTTGATGGGCATAGTCTTTGCTGGCCTGATAGTTGCAAACAAAGCACCATCAATAGGCTTCAGCAGTAACTTCCTTGGAGTAGCTTTCCTTGCACTTATAGCAGTATGGCTCTACCTCACAGGAAAGAAAGAAGTTGAATGA
- a CDS encoding MBL fold metallo-hydrolase yields the protein MVEIVFLGSGGGRFITITQFRPTGGFFINSSKRIYVDPGPGALVRAWRYKVDPRKIDVLFVSHRHTDHCNDAEIMVEGMTVGVTKKRGTLIASKSVVYGDENHTPAVSKYHLDSLEEVHIPNPGERIQLGEDEMTITPTVHSDPTAIGFILKTRLGKIGYIPDTEYFEELKKIYDGVRLLIASVTRPTNMKIPYHLCTEDVIYMLKDMKQKPEMLIMSHIGMKMHFANPYKEAKFIENVTGVKTLVAKEGFKVKMEKTDIKLRTLRPAREL from the coding sequence TTGGTAGAGATAGTCTTTTTGGGAAGTGGTGGCGGAAGATTCATCACAATAACACAGTTTCGACCTACCGGCGGGTTCTTTATAAATTCGAGTAAAAGGATATACGTAGATCCGGGACCCGGAGCTTTAGTTAGAGCATGGAGGTACAAGGTAGATCCAAGAAAGATAGACGTACTTTTTGTTTCTCATCGACATACAGACCACTGTAACGATGCCGAAATTATGGTGGAAGGAATGACAGTAGGGGTTACAAAAAAACGGGGCACACTTATAGCCTCAAAGAGCGTAGTTTACGGAGACGAGAATCACACTCCCGCAGTATCTAAATATCATCTAGATTCACTAGAAGAAGTTCATATCCCTAATCCAGGGGAGAGAATCCAGCTTGGAGAAGATGAAATGACAATAACCCCCACTGTACATTCAGACCCCACTGCAATAGGATTTATATTAAAAACACGTCTTGGGAAAATAGGGTACATTCCAGACACGGAGTATTTTGAAGAGCTGAAAAAAATATATGATGGTGTTAGGCTATTGATAGCCTCAGTAACAAGGCCAACAAATATGAAAATTCCCTATCATCTCTGCACTGAAGATGTAATCTACATGCTGAAGGACATGAAACAAAAACCAGAGATGCTCATAATGAGTCATATAGGTATGAAAATGCATTTTGCAAACCCATATAAAGAGGCCAAGTTCATAGAAAACGTGACAGGAGTAAAGACTTTGGTCGCAAAAGAGGGATTCAAGGTCAAAATGGAAAAAACAGATATAAAATTAAGAACTCTTAGACCTGCTAGAGAACTCTGA
- the glmM gene encoding phosphoglucosamine mutase, whose product MRLFGTAGIRGPINSKVTPELALNVGKALGTYIDHGTVVVGRNARTSSVMLESAVVSGLLSSGVDVVRIGLVPTPMLAWATNKLGNAGVMITASHNPPSDNGIKVFNERGIEFFLEQEEELEKIIFSKSYKVAPWDKIGNVKDLDLREQYINEILDYVNHETKLKILLDMGNGAGSLITPYLLREMGAKVVTLNSHPDGYFPGRKSEPRYENIAYLSNLVRELGFDLAIAQDGDADRIAVFDEKGNYVEEDTLIALFARLYVREHKGGNVVVSINTSFRIDKVVEEEGGKVYRVPLGQLHDGIKKYNAIFASEPWKFIHPKFGLWIDSFVTIGLLVKIIDQEGKPLSEIVKDIPKHYMVKKNVKCPEEIKYQVVEKAKEQLQEYLKDQIEEVITISGIRLNLKDGSWVLVRPSGTEPKIRVVVEGITEKRREELFTLAYNLVTRLVSEFSSRSKSS is encoded by the coding sequence ATGAGACTGTTTGGGACTGCGGGAATTAGGGGGCCTATTAATTCAAAAGTTACTCCAGAGCTCGCTTTAAATGTTGGGAAGGCTCTTGGTACTTATATTGATCATGGCACGGTTGTTGTAGGAAGAAATGCAAGAACTTCAAGTGTAATGCTCGAAAGTGCAGTTGTAAGTGGCTTGCTGAGTAGTGGTGTGGATGTTGTTAGGATTGGGCTTGTTCCAACTCCAATGCTTGCATGGGCTACAAATAAGCTCGGAAATGCTGGTGTGATGATAACGGCCTCTCACAATCCACCCAGTGATAATGGCATCAAGGTGTTCAATGAGAGAGGAATAGAATTCTTTTTGGAGCAAGAGGAGGAACTGGAAAAAATAATCTTCTCCAAAAGCTACAAAGTTGCTCCGTGGGATAAAATTGGAAATGTAAAAGACTTAGACCTAAGAGAGCAGTATATTAATGAAATATTGGATTATGTAAATCACGAGACCAAGTTGAAAATTCTCTTGGATATGGGAAATGGTGCGGGTAGTTTAATAACTCCCTATTTATTGAGAGAGATGGGAGCAAAGGTTGTGACGTTAAATTCTCACCCGGACGGATACTTTCCGGGTAGAAAATCTGAGCCTAGGTATGAAAATATAGCATATTTAAGCAACCTTGTAAGGGAACTGGGATTTGATCTTGCGATTGCTCAAGATGGAGATGCTGATAGAATTGCAGTATTTGATGAAAAAGGCAATTATGTGGAGGAAGACACTTTGATAGCGCTTTTTGCGAGGCTTTATGTCAGAGAACATAAAGGAGGAAACGTTGTAGTTTCAATAAATACCTCCTTCAGAATCGATAAGGTTGTCGAAGAAGAAGGTGGAAAAGTATACAGAGTCCCACTGGGGCAGCTTCATGATGGAATAAAGAAATACAATGCGATCTTTGCCTCAGAACCATGGAAGTTCATCCATCCAAAGTTTGGACTGTGGATTGACAGCTTTGTCACAATTGGGCTGTTGGTAAAAATAATAGACCAAGAAGGGAAACCGCTTTCGGAGATAGTTAAGGACATTCCAAAACACTACATGGTTAAAAAGAACGTGAAGTGCCCAGAGGAGATAAAATATCAAGTTGTTGAGAAGGCAAAAGAGCAATTGCAAGAGTACTTGAAAGACCAAATTGAGGAAGTCATAACAATTTCGGGTATAAGGTTAAACCTCAAGGATGGTTCTTGGGTATTGGTAAGACCAAGTGGAACTGAACCAAAAATAAGGGTCGTTGTGGAAGGAATCACAGAAAAAAGAAGAGAAGAGCTGTTCACTTTGGCATACAACTTGGTTACTAGACTAGTCTCAGAGTTCTCTAGCAGGTCTAAGAGTTCTTAA
- a CDS encoding UPF0146 family protein produces the protein MSFEKLAMFLVERHPKGKFVEIGVGFNFKVALKLKDLGKEVLVVDWNPEAVKKAKELGLEAYVDDVFSPNLEIYRGAGAIYSVRPTPEIVKPILKLAQLLKIPVYILPFSLDFMPRILKLENYKGLPIYTWRPYEKDI, from the coding sequence ATGAGTTTTGAGAAACTTGCCATGTTTCTAGTTGAAAGACACCCAAAGGGAAAATTCGTTGAAATAGGAGTAGGGTTCAATTTTAAAGTAGCTCTAAAGTTAAAAGACCTTGGGAAAGAGGTTTTAGTTGTAGATTGGAATCCAGAGGCAGTTAAAAAGGCTAAAGAACTTGGCTTGGAAGCTTATGTTGATGATGTCTTTTCACCAAATTTGGAAATATACAGAGGTGCTGGTGCTATATATTCCGTTCGTCCAACTCCGGAGATTGTTAAACCAATTCTAAAACTGGCTCAATTACTCAAAATTCCTGTGTATATCTTACCATTTTCTCTAGATTTCATGCCTAGAATTTTGAAGCTTGAGAATTATAAGGGATTGCCCATTTACACTTGGAGACCCTATGAAAAAGATATATAA
- a CDS encoding ABC transporter ATP-binding protein, whose product MAGVRLVDVWKVFGEVTAVREXSLEVKDGEFMILLGPSGCGKTTTLRMIAGLEEPSRGQIYIGDKLVADPEKGIFVPPKDRDIAMVFQSYALYPHMTVYDNIAFPLKLRKVPRQEIDQRVREVAELLGLTELLNRKPRELSGGQRQRVALGRAIVRKPQVFLMDEPLSNLDAKLRVRMRAELKKLQRQLGVTTIYVTHDQVEAMTMGDRIAVMNRGVLQQVGSPDEVYDKPANTFVAGFIGSPPMNFLDAIVTEDGFVDFGEFRLKLLPDQFEVLGELGYVGREVIFGIRPEDLYDAMFAQVRVPGENLVRAVVEIVENLGSERIVHLRVGGVTFVGSFRSESRVREGVEVDVVFDMKKIHIFDKTTGKAIF is encoded by the coding sequence ATGGCTGGTGTTAGGCTTGTNGATGTTTGGAAGGTGTTTGGGGAGGTTACTGCTGTTAGGGAGNTGAGTTTGGAGGTTAAGGATGGGGAGTTTATGATTCTTTTGGGCCCGAGTGGTTGTGGGAAAACAACAACGCTCAGGATGATTGCTGGGCTGGAGGAGCCGAGTAGGGGGCAGATTTATATTGGAGACAAACTCGTCGCAGACCCGGAGAAGGGAATTTTTGTGCCACCGAAGGACAGGGATATTGCGATGGTCTTCCAAAGCTACGCCCTTTACCCGCATATGACTGTTTATGATAATATTGCTTTTCCGTTGAAGCTCAGGAAGGTTCCGAGGCAGGAGATTGACCAGCGTGTTAGGGAGGTTGCTGAGCTCCTCGGTTTGACGGAGCTTTTGAATAGGAAGCCGAGGGAATTAAGCGGTGGGCAGAGGCAGCGTGTTGCGTTGGGTAGGGCGATTGTTAGGAAGCCGCAGGTGTTTTTGATGGATGAGCCTTTGAGTAATTTGGATGCTAAGTTGAGGGTTAGGATGCGTGCTGAACTGAAGAAGTTGCAGAGGCAGCTTGGTGTGACGACGATTTACGTAACCCACGATCAGGTTGAGGCTATGACGATGGGTGATAGGATTGCTGTGATGAATCGGGGTGTTTTGCAACAAGTGGGTTCGCCGGATGAGGTTTATGATAAGCCTGCGAATACTTTTGTGGCTGGTTTTATTGGAAGCCCGCCGATGAATTTTCTTGATGCTATTGTTACTGAGGATGGGTTTGTGGATTTTGGGGAGTTTAGGTTGAAGCTTCTTCCGGATCAGTTTGAGGTTTTGGGGGAGTTGGGTTATGTTGGTAGGGAGGTAATCTTTGGTATTCGTCCGGAGGATTTGTATGATGCGATGTTTGCTCAGGTGAGGGTTCCTGGGGAGAATTTGGTTAGGGCTGTGGTTGAGATTGTGGAGAATTTGGGTAGTGAGAGGATTGTGCATTTGCGTGTTGGTGGTGTGACTTTTGTCGGCTCCTTTAGGTCGGAGTCTAGGGTTAGGGAGGGTGTGGAGGTTGATGTTGTGTTTGATATGAAGAAGATTCACATCTTCGACAAAACCACAGGAAAAGCAATATTTTGA
- a CDS encoding glucodextranase DOMON-like domain-containing protein, producing MKKGLAMFLIFLVALSIAEVGVKAEEPKPLNVIIVWHQHQPYYYDPIQDIYTRPWVRLHAANNYWKMANYLSKYPDVHVAIDLSGSLIAQLADYMNGKKDTYQIVTEKIANGEPLTLEDKWFMLQAPGGFFDHTIPWNGEPVADENGNPYREQWDRYAELKDKRNNAFKKYANLPLNEQKVKITAEFTEQDYIDLAVLFNLAWIDYNYIINTPELKALYDKVDVGGYTKEDVATVLKHQMWLLNHTFEEHEKINYLLGNGNVEVTVVPYAHPIGPLLNDFGWYEDFDAHVKKAHELYKKYLGDNRVEPQGGWAAESALNDKTLEILTNNGWKWVMTDQMVLDILGIPNTVENYYKPWVAEFNGKKIYLFPRNHDLSDRVGFRYSGMNQYQAVEDFVNELLKVQKENYDGSLVYVVTLDGENPWEHYPFDGKIFLEELYKKLTELQKQGLIRTVTPSEYIQMYGDKANKLTPKLMKRLDFTTEERVNALLKAQSLGELYDMAGVEENMQWPESSWVDGTLSTWIGEPQENLGWYWLYLGRKALFENKNKVVDWNTAYEYLLRAEASDWFWWYGSDQDSGQDYTFDRYLKTYLYEMYKFAGLEIPSYLFGNYFPNGEPYAIRELTGLPEGEKKSWSSLSPIAEGVELYFDEQGLHFVVKTTKEFEISIFEPGKVMGNTFTLLQTKPSELRYDIFPFSKDSVGLMITKHIIVKEGKAEVYKATDYENSEKVGEVDVKETDGGVEVIVPFDYLDSPSDFYFAVSTVNDQGELEIITNPIEVKLPKQVEGIVVAEIKDIEWDDHGPGTYTYATNKVFVPGHLDLLKVRILEKPSSYVFEYYFKDLGDNSWNGPNGFSLQIIEAYFDFKEGGNTSAIKMFPDGPGSNVDLDPEHPWDVALRIAGWDYGNIIVLPDGTSYQGEMKISADPVKNAIVVEVPKKYLEISKDYGLYGAILVGSQDGYEPDKWRPVAVDAEEWKGGGADVNAVIAGVAPRVYDLLVPEDFKPTQEEQLSSYDAENGKRAIVKMIPLFGVEEKPSETETPTETESPTPSETSSTVSPSSTSSPSPTETGGICGPAALVGLALIPLLLRRRW from the coding sequence ATGAAGAAAGGCTTGGCAATGTTTCTCATATTTTTAGTTGCCTTGAGCATTGCTGAAGTAGGGGTGAAGGCAGAGGAGCCAAAGCCATTGAACGTTATTATTGTGTGGCATCAGCACCAACCGTACTACTACGACCCAATCCAGGACATCTATACTAGACCTTGGGTTAGGCTGCATGCAGCCAATAATTACTGGAAGATGGCAAACTATCTCAGCAAATACCCAGATGTTCATGTTGCTATAGATTTGTCGGGTTCTTTAATTGCCCAGCTTGCCGATTACATGAACGGCAAAAAAGATACATACCAGATAGTCACGGAGAAAATAGCAAATGGGGAACCACTAACACTTGAAGACAAATGGTTCATGCTCCAAGCTCCGGGGGGCTTTTTTGATCATACTATACCTTGGAATGGAGAGCCTGTTGCAGATGAAAACGGCAACCCTTACAGGGAACAATGGGATAGATATGCAGAACTCAAGGACAAAAGAAATAATGCGTTTAAAAAGTATGCAAACTTACCTTTAAATGAGCAGAAGGTGAAAATAACGGCTGAATTCACGGAGCAGGATTACATTGACTTAGCTGTCTTGTTCAACTTGGCTTGGATTGACTATAACTACATAATCAACACTCCAGAGCTTAAGGCACTTTACGACAAAGTTGATGTAGGTGGGTACACCAAGGAAGATGTGGCAACTGTCCTAAAACACCAGATGTGGCTTCTCAATCACACGTTTGAAGAACATGAGAAGATAAACTACCTCCTTGGAAACGGAAATGTTGAAGTTACTGTAGTGCCATATGCTCATCCAATTGGTCCACTGCTCAACGACTTTGGCTGGTACGAGGATTTTGATGCTCATGTAAAGAAAGCCCACGAGCTCTATAAGAAGTATCTAGGAGATAACAGAGTTGAACCCCAAGGAGGATGGGCTGCAGAAAGCGCATTAAATGACAAGACCCTTGAGATATTAACTAACAATGGATGGAAATGGGTAATGACTGATCAGATGGTTCTTGACATCCTTGGAATTCCCAACACAGTTGAAAATTATTACAAACCTTGGGTAGCTGAATTTAACGGCAAGAAAATCTATCTCTTCCCAAGAAACCATGACTTAAGTGACAGAGTTGGGTTTAGGTATTCAGGCATGAACCAATACCAAGCTGTTGAGGACTTTGTCAATGAGCTTCTCAAGGTACAAAAAGAGAACTACGATGGAAGCCTTGTTTATGTTGTAACCCTAGACGGAGAGAACCCATGGGAACACTACCCGTTTGATGGCAAGATATTCCTTGAGGAGCTGTACAAGAAGCTTACTGAACTTCAAAAGCAGGGCTTAATAAGGACGGTAACCCCGAGTGAATACATCCAGATGTATGGAGACAAGGCAAACAAACTCACTCCAAAGCTCATGAAGAGGCTTGATTTCACAACAGAAGAGAGAGTTAATGCCCTATTAAAAGCTCAAAGCCTCGGCGAGCTTTACGACATGGCTGGTGTTGAAGAGAATATGCAATGGCCAGAATCCAGTTGGGTTGATGGAACACTTTCGACATGGATTGGTGAGCCCCAAGAGAACTTGGGATGGTACTGGCTCTACTTGGGAAGAAAAGCATTATTTGAAAATAAGAACAAGGTTGTAGACTGGAACACCGCATATGAATATCTCTTAAGAGCAGAAGCAAGTGACTGGTTCTGGTGGTATGGAAGCGACCAAGACAGCGGGCAGGACTATACATTTGATCGCTATCTTAAGACGTACCTCTATGAGATGTATAAGTTCGCTGGGCTGGAAATTCCGAGCTATCTCTTCGGAAACTATTTCCCCAACGGAGAGCCATATGCAATAAGAGAGCTCACAGGATTACCAGAAGGAGAGAAAAAGAGCTGGTCAAGCTTATCACCCATTGCTGAGGGAGTAGAGCTCTACTTTGATGAGCAGGGATTACATTTTGTTGTTAAAACTACAAAAGAGTTCGAAATAAGCATCTTTGAGCCCGGAAAGGTCATGGGTAACACATTTACTCTTCTCCAGACCAAACCAAGTGAACTAAGATACGATATCTTCCCATTCAGCAAAGATAGTGTTGGTCTTATGATAACCAAACATATAATTGTGAAAGAAGGCAAAGCAGAGGTTTACAAGGCAACAGACTATGAAAACAGCGAGAAAGTTGGAGAAGTGGATGTAAAAGAAACCGACGGAGGAGTTGAGGTTATCGTCCCGTTTGACTACCTGGACAGCCCCTCTGACTTCTACTTTGCTGTCTCTACGGTCAATGATCAAGGAGAGCTTGAAATAATAACGAACCCGATAGAAGTAAAACTTCCAAAGCAGGTTGAGGGGATTGTAGTTGCAGAGATCAAGGACATTGAATGGGATGATCATGGTCCTGGAACTTATACCTATGCCACCAACAAGGTTTTCGTTCCTGGACACCTAGACTTACTTAAGGTGAGAATACTCGAAAAGCCAAGTTCATACGTCTTTGAGTACTACTTCAAGGATCTTGGGGATAACTCATGGAATGGGCCAAATGGGTTCAGTTTGCAGATAATTGAGGCATACTTTGACTTCAAAGAGGGAGGAAATACATCAGCAATCAAAATGTTCCCTGATGGGCCTGGAAGCAACGTAGACCTTGATCCAGAACATCCATGGGATGTAGCCCTTAGAATAGCAGGTTGGGACTATGGAAACATCATTGTTCTCCCAGATGGAACAAGCTATCAAGGTGAAATGAAAATCTCAGCGGATCCTGTTAAGAATGCAATTGTAGTAGAGGTTCCAAAGAAGTATCTTGAGATTAGCAAAGACTATGGGCTATATGGAGCGATATTAGTGGGCTCCCAAGATGGTTATGAGCCTGATAAGTGGAGACCTGTTGCAGTTGATGCTGAGGAGTGGAAGGGTGGCGGAGCTGACGTTAATGCAGTTATTGCTGGAGTTGCACCAAGGGTCTATGATCTTTTAGTCCCAGAGGACTTTAAGCCAACACAAGAGGAGCAACTAAGCAGTTATGACGCAGAGAACGGAAAGAGAGCAATAGTAAAGATGATACCTCTGTTCGGAGTTGAAGAAAAGCCAAGTGAAACCGAGACCCCCACTGAGACTGAAAGTCCAACACCAAGCGAGACTTCTTCAACTGTATCTCCAAGTTCAACAAGCTCTCCAAGCCCAACAGAAACTGGAGGAATCTGCGGACCAGCAGCACTCGTAGGACTAGCACTAATCCCACTACTCCTAAGAAGGAGGTGGTGA